A portion of the Cryptomeria japonica chromosome 5, Sugi_1.0, whole genome shotgun sequence genome contains these proteins:
- the LOC131077955 gene encoding zinc finger CCCH domain-containing protein 20, producing the protein MDMNFNNSSPVSYHLPTNGLLIPSGIDGDYHNGNMKSSNEAEEMFWGASNSMMPLIFDYCEPNGSIQWGAIEDQENGLYDESSDEFRMFKFKVVICTKESSHDWTECPFAHRGERARRRPPSLYCGETCPDYKKGYCRKGMTCEFAHGLFETWLHPQRYRTQRCKDGIYCNRRVCFFAHSEGELRCTSDPRSPCKMRKTQQSISPKTVYNSSNSPRSIRYACSSIAFVPQTYGLGLQQESSPRGAAVPRMINSSSYITCPSPSATSVSSGSVQGYKMDCSCDLGDVIAALRNVDLSHHDEFNYSVNKSVLQNHIGGDQCSIERSLEIGANCGFLGLDSGKELRPKIYNKFLKDQLKQEHGFCGAADQPDLAWVKELVEEV; encoded by the coding sequence ATGGACATGAACTTCAATAATTCATCTCCTGTATCTTACCATCTTCCCACCAATGGCCTTCTCATTCCATCTGGGATTGATGGTGATTATCACAATGGAAATATGAAGTCAAGTAATGAAGCTGAGGAAATGTTTTGGGGGGCTAGCAATAGCATGATGCCATTGATTTTTGACTATTGTGAGCCTAATGGCAGCATCCAATGGGGTGCTATTGAGGATCAAGAAAATGGGTTATATGATGAAAGTTCAGATgaatttagaatgttcaaattcAAGGTGGTAATATGCACTAAGGAGAGCAGCCATGATTGGACAGAATGCCCATTTGCTCACAGAGGAGAAAGGGCTAGAAGAAGACCCCCTAGTCTCTACTGTGGAGAAACTTGCCCTGATTACAAGAAGGGGTATTGTAGAAAGGGCATGACTTGTGAATTTGCTCATGGGTTGTTTGAGACATGGCTTCATCCTCAGAGATACAGAACACAACGGTGCAAGGATGGTATTTACTGTAATAGAAGAGTGTGTTTTTTTGCACACAGTGAAGGAGAACTTCGTTGCACTTCAGACCCTAGAAGTCCCTGCAAGATGAGAAAAACACAACAGTCTATATCACCAAAGACTGTGTATAACAGTTCTAATAGTCCAAGGAGTATTAGGTATGCATGTAGTAGTATTGCTTTTGTACCACAGACTTATGGCTTAGGTCTTCAGCAGGAGAGCAGTCCAAGGGGTGCTGCAGTGCCAAGGATGATTAATTCTTCCTCTTACATTACTTGTCCCTCTCCAAGTGCTACCTCTGTTTCATCTGGGTCTGTTCAAGGTTATAAGATGGATTGTTCTTGTGACCTTGGAGATGTTATTGCTGCATTGAGGAATGTTGATTTGAGTCATCATGATGAATTCAATTACAGTGTTAATAAGTCTGTGCTGCAAAACCATATTGGTGGGGATCAGTGCAGCATAGAGAGGTCATTGGAAATTGGGGCTAATTGTGGATTTCTGGGCTTAGACTCAGGAAAGGAGCTCAGGCCTAAGATCTACAACAAATTTCTGAAAGACCAGCTAAAGCAGGAGCATGGTTTTTGTGGTGCTGCCGATCAGCCAGATCTTGCATGGGTCAAGGAGCTGGTTGAGGAAGTATGA